The genomic window GGGTCTCGCGGGGAATCACATCCCTCAGCTTCACGATCTTCAATCCCGATGCGAGAATCCCATCGACCGCACGCTGCTTCTGACGGGAAGGAAAGCACAGGACGAACCAGCCATCCGGCGTGAGGTGCCGCACCGCGGCACGTGCGTAGTCCGAGACATCCCCACGCAGCTCGAAACGCGCATGAGCCTTCTGCGAATCCTGCGGGATCACGCCCGAGCCTTCCGGAAAATACGGCGGACTGCCGGTGATGAGCGGAAATTTCTTATCCAGTGCCAGATCCCTCAGATCTCCCAGCGAGTCCTCCACCCGACCTTTCAACCCATTGCATTCCAGATTCGCTTGTAACAAACGGTAGCTGATCTCCTGCGCCTCCACGCAGGTGAGGCGCGCTTCCGCACCCATGCCCCACAGCGTCAGCAGCCCGACCGTGCCGATACCCGTTCCCAGATCCAGATGTTCGGCCACCTCGGGTGACACCTGCAGCGCGTACCACGCGGTCAGGACATCGTCGATGGAATGACGGTGCCCTCCCTTGCGCTGGGCGATGAGCCAGCCTGCGGGGCTGCCGGAGTCGTCACGCCACGGCTCCCGCTCCGCCAACCCGATCGGTCCCGTCAGGGCGTCCAGTGTGATCCGTTCGTTCAGTTCCAGTTCCAGCCTGCGCCGTTCTTCTTGCCAATGCTCCATGATTCCACGTGGGGCGGGGATTTTCCACCCGGCGGAACTCAAGCGGCTGGCGGCGACGGATGCACTCAGAAAAATTCGCCGAAACTTTGGGTTGCGCGATCCGATTTTTGCTATTAGTTAACCATATGGTTAACTTTCCACCGGAGCACCTCGATCTCACGTTCGCCGCCTTGGCGGATCCGACGCGGCGGCGCATCCTGGAGGATCTCGCGGGCGGTGAGCGTCGCGTCACGGACCTCGCCAAGCCCTACGCCATGTCCCTACCCGCGGTTTCCAAGCATTTGAAAGTCTTGGAAAACGCGGGACTCATTTCCCGCCAGCGCGAAGGACGCGTCCACTCGCTCAAGCTGGAAGCCGCTCCGATGAAGCAGGCCCAACAATGGATCGAAGACTACCGCCGCTTCTGGGAGGACCGGTTCGACCGCCTCGATGATTATCTCAAACAACTCCAAAACCACGAAAAACCATGAATTCCACAGATCCCACCGAAACCGTCAACGCCGTCAACACCACCGACCCGACCAGCCTGCTGGAGCTCCTGATCACACGGGTGTTCGACGCGCCCCGTTCCCTCGTTTACGAAGTCTGGACCAGGCCTGAACACATCGTGAACTGGATGGCACCGCACGGATTCACCATTCCCGAAACCTCGGGGGAGCTGGAAGTGGGTGGAAGATGGAATTGCCTCATGATCGCGCCGGATGGCACCCGTCACCCCCTCCACGGAATTTATCAGGAAGTCATCCCGGAGGAACTGCTCGTGACCACCCACTGCTGGGAGGACGAGGACGGAAACCCCGAACACGAAACCTACCTCGCCGTCAGGTTCGCCGATGAAGAAGGAAAAACCCGCGTCACGCTGGAACAGCGGAACTTCAAATCCGAGGAATCCCGGGATGGCCACATCGATGGCTGGACACAGAGCCTCGAACGGCTCACCACCTTGCTTGAAACACACCCTCCCGTAGTGGTGGAGCGGTTGCTCGACGCGCCCGTTTCAAAGGTCTGGCAGGCGCTGACAGATCGCGAGCACTTCAAACACTGGTACTTCGACCTCGCGGAATTCCGGGCGGAAGTGGGATTTGAATTTGATTTCGACGCGGGCGAGGAAGGAAAGACATTCCTCCACCACTGCCGAATCACCAGCGTCATTCCTG from Luteolibacter yonseiensis includes these protein-coding regions:
- a CDS encoding tRNA1(Val) (adenine(37)-N6)-methyltransferase — its product is MEHWQEERRRLELELNERITLDALTGPIGLAEREPWRDDSGSPAGWLIAQRKGGHRHSIDDVLTAWYALQVSPEVAEHLDLGTGIGTVGLLTLWGMGAEARLTCVEAQEISYRLLQANLECNGLKGRVEDSLGDLRDLALDKKFPLITGSPPYFPEGSGVIPQDSQKAHARFELRGDVSDYARAAVRHLTPDGWFVLCFPSRQKQRAVDGILASGLKIVKLRDVIPRETLEPLFTLFACRFPEFCEEEMVVEEPLTVREQSGRLTAEMASVRRVFGFEDGEAHGGH
- a CDS encoding ArsR/SmtB family transcription factor, with product MVNFPPEHLDLTFAALADPTRRRILEDLAGGERRVTDLAKPYAMSLPAVSKHLKVLENAGLISRQREGRVHSLKLEAAPMKQAQQWIEDYRRFWEDRFDRLDDYLKQLQNHEKP
- a CDS encoding SRPBCC family protein, translated to MNSTDPTETVNAVNTTDPTSLLELLITRVFDAPRSLVYEVWTRPEHIVNWMAPHGFTIPETSGELEVGGRWNCLMIAPDGTRHPLHGIYQEVIPEELLVTTHCWEDEDGNPEHETYLAVRFADEEGKTRVTLEQRNFKSEESRDGHIDGWTQSLERLTTLLETHPPVVVERLLDAPVSKVWQALTDREHFKHWYFDLAEFRAEVGFEFDFDAGEEGKTFLHHCRITSVIPERELAYTWRYAGHEGDSLVTFSLTPEAGKTRLRVTHTGLETFPPILDFARGNFLMGWTDIIGRGLKNYVEGSGASAAAHD